A stretch of DNA from Calditrichota bacterium:
ACGCTGACCTGGAAGGTGGACTTGGGGTCCAGTTTTGGCACTACCGCCTCTTCGCCGAGCCCCAGCACCGACGCCACCTTACGCGCGCTCTCCTTCTTGACGGAGAAGTGGTCGACAACCACCGTGCGTTGCACGTTGAAATTGCTATGGTTCTCATGACCCACCACGTTGAATCTGTGGTCCTCGAGGAACCGGCGCGTCTGCTGGGCGATGCCGTTCACTCCGCAGCCGTTTAGAACCATGACGGTGATGCGTTCCTCCTCCGGCGGCTTCTCGGCAGGATTGGACACTACATTCGGCGGAGTCTTAGCACGAGGAATGCGGCTCATGACGAAAAAGCCGGTCAGCACGACGTTGACCGCGACCACGCCCACACAAACCCACTTGACCATGGCCGAGGACCCTCTGCTCCCAGAGCCCCGCACCTGCCGCGGAGCCACTCGCCCCTTGCTGAACGATCTTGGCCTCTGCACCGTCCTTCCTCCCTGGAACTCGTTCGCCAACCTCCACACCGTCTTGCCTGCAGTGGATGATGCACGTCCCTCGCATCCCCGAGCCCGGCCTGCTTGGGCCTACGGGTTTTCTTGCCAGCCCTCTTGGTGAAGACCCGCCGGGCGAGAGAGCCAGTACGCGGGCAGCGCCCGGTACTGCACTCCCAGCGAGAACTTGCTCGACGGCCGGTATTGGATTTCCGCCGCAGACACAAAAGGCCCATTGGCCAGGACAGAGCCAACGCCGAAGTTCTGCAGCGGGGAATGCGCCATGCCCCATTGCAGTCGCACCTGCAGCGGCTGCGACACCGCATACTCGATCGTGTTTAGGTACACCCCCTGTGCGAAGCTCTGTCCGCCCAAAGAGAAATAGCTCAACGTGTAGGAGTGCGATAGATGCAGCCGCGAGGGATCAAGGCCCAACAGTCCGCCAAACCGCGGCGTTGCCGGCGTACGCAGCTCCTTAGCTAAATCGAGCGGCTGGCTCTGCTGCCTGAGCTGGGCAGTGGCGGCACCCACCAAAAGGCACCAGATGAGCACTACTCCGCATCGCCGCATCATTGCATCACCTCCTGTTCCTTAATGGTCGCATGGCCGACCGGTCACTTCCTAGATCAGACGGCCAACGCGGACGCCCA
This window harbors:
- a CDS encoding LytR C-terminal domain-containing protein yields the protein MQRPRSFSKGRVAPRQVRGSGSRGSSAMVKWVCVGVVAVNVVLTGFFVMSRIPRAKTPPNVVSNPAEKPPEEERITVMVLNGCGVNGIAQQTRRFLEDHRFNVVGHENHSNFNVQRTVVVDHFSVKKESARKVASVLGLGEEAVVPKLDPKSTFQVSVILGRDYLRLTPFRQQ